One stretch of Candidatus Dormiibacterota bacterium DNA includes these proteins:
- a CDS encoding CRTAC1 family protein: MSAAPRAGPERPAAVLLLAALASLMSACPGGARDPAPSPGTDPASLGPDGARFEDVTAAAGIRFRHVNGATGQKFILETLGSGVCVFDYDGDGLQDIYFVQSGRLPGFTPKGPLRSALYRNLGHGRFEDVTEKAGVGGPDRYGFGCVAGDVDGDGDRDLYVTYYGPNVLYRNNGDGTFTDATNRSGAANGLWATSASLADADGDGDLDLYVANYVAFDEANNLYCGENRPGYRTVCHPRNFDPQPDAFYRNRGDGTFEDVSKRAGIVDTTGKGLGVVFGDYDGDGDQDIYVANDDTPNFLWRNRGDGTFEEVAQYAGTALSEDGVPQAGMGTDMADYDNDGLLDIFVTNLSEETNELYHNDGHGLFSDRSFVSGLGSPSLLDLGFGTFFFDADNDGDLDVFVANGHIIDNIGLYSDTITFEQRAALYRNLGGDRFERLAYPAAAPLGGLYVGRGAVPFDYDDDGDEDIVLTQSDRPALLLRNTGSPGRHWVTITLAGAPPNRDAIGAFVALEAGGARQVRYARTGMSYLSQGDRRLHFGLGSAATIDRVIVRWPGRSGFREEFAALPVDRFVTLEQGKGTRVPEK, from the coding sequence GTGAGCGCGGCGCCTCGCGCGGGTCCGGAACGACCCGCCGCCGTCCTGCTTCTGGCGGCGCTCGCCTCGCTGATGTCGGCCTGCCCGGGGGGTGCGCGGGATCCCGCCCCCTCGCCAGGGACCGATCCGGCGTCGCTGGGTCCGGACGGGGCCCGTTTCGAGGACGTCACCGCCGCGGCGGGCATCCGGTTCCGCCACGTCAACGGCGCCACCGGACAGAAGTTCATCCTCGAAACGCTCGGCTCGGGCGTGTGCGTGTTCGACTACGACGGCGACGGTCTTCAAGACATTTATTTTGTCCAGAGCGGCCGGCTCCCCGGGTTCACGCCGAAGGGCCCCCTGCGCTCGGCGCTGTATCGCAACCTCGGGCACGGACGATTCGAGGACGTCACGGAAAAGGCGGGTGTGGGCGGACCCGATCGGTACGGCTTCGGTTGCGTGGCGGGGGATGTGGACGGCGATGGCGATCGCGATCTGTACGTGACCTATTACGGTCCGAACGTCCTGTACCGCAACAACGGCGACGGCACGTTCACGGACGCGACGAACCGATCCGGGGCGGCCAACGGCCTCTGGGCGACGAGCGCCTCGCTGGCGGATGCCGACGGCGACGGCGACCTGGACCTGTACGTGGCGAACTATGTCGCCTTCGATGAGGCCAACAACCTCTACTGCGGCGAGAACCGGCCCGGTTATCGGACGGTCTGCCACCCGCGCAACTTCGATCCGCAGCCGGACGCGTTCTACAGGAACCGGGGGGACGGGACGTTCGAGGACGTCTCGAAGAGGGCCGGGATCGTGGACACGACCGGCAAGGGTCTGGGCGTCGTCTTCGGCGACTACGACGGCGACGGTGACCAGGACATCTACGTCGCCAACGACGACACGCCGAATTTTCTGTGGAGAAACCGGGGGGACGGCACCTTCGAGGAGGTGGCCCAGTATGCCGGCACGGCGCTGTCGGAGGACGGCGTGCCGCAGGCGGGGATGGGGACCGACATGGCCGATTACGACAACGACGGTCTTCTGGACATCTTCGTCACCAACCTGTCGGAGGAGACCAATGAGCTGTACCACAACGACGGCCATGGCCTGTTCTCCGACCGCAGCTTCGTCTCGGGGCTCGGGTCGCCGTCACTGCTCGATCTCGGCTTCGGGACGTTCTTCTTCGACGCCGACAACGACGGCGACCTGGACGTCTTCGTGGCGAACGGACACATCATCGACAACATCGGTCTCTACAGCGACACGATCACGTTCGAGCAGCGCGCGGCGCTGTACCGGAACCTCGGCGGCGACCGCTTCGAACGTCTGGCCTATCCGGCCGCGGCGCCCCTCGGCGGGCTGTACGTCGGCCGCGGCGCCGTCCCCTTCGACTACGACGACGACGGAGACGAGGACATCGTCCTGACGCAGAGCGATCGCCCCGCCCTCCTCCTGCGCAACACGGGCAGCCCCGGCCGTCACTGGGTCACGATCACCCTCGCCGGCGCGCCGCCGAATCGCGACGCGATCGGGGCGTTCGTCGCGCTCGAGGCCGGCGGCGCGCGCCAGGTGCGCTACGCCCGCACGGGGATGTCGTACCTGTCCCAGGGCGACCGCCGGCTGCACTTCGGGCTGGGGTCGGCCGCGACGATCGACCGGGTGATCGTGCGCTGGCCCGGCCGCAGCGGGTTCAGGGAAGAATTCGCCGCGTTGCCGGTCGATCGGTTCGTGACGCTCGAGCAGGGGAAAGGGACACGGGTCCCGGAAAAATGA
- a CDS encoding arginine--tRNA ligase, whose protein sequence is MEDIKQAVAGALETIVREKYEAAPGLIAVEYPPRPGMGDLATPVAFELAKRLRRPPRQIAQELAASFPALPGVLRVEAGGAGYLNIFLDRTAAARALAREIEAPPRPAGGQGKIIVEHTNINPNKAAHIGHLRNAVLGDTLARCLRFFGHEVEVQNYIDDTGVQVADIVIGFREILRAGLDEARAVPGKFDVFCWDLYARVTDLYEQRPETQELRPAVLKHLEERQGDDAGLAAYVARRIVNCHLDTMTRIGVRYDLLPWESDILAHRFWDRAFELLKKKKAIERVTTGDRAGCWVMPLEGPRFAELKEGEKIIVRSNGTVTYVGKDIAYQLWKFGLLDANFDYAVFRSEGDGHIVWTSTSDQRERQAEHPGFGGAERVYNVIDVRQGYLQAIVVEGLKALGHAAQAERSIHFAYEMVALTPASAGKLGVSLSDEDRQRSYVEMSGRRGLGVKADDLLDALERQALDEIKSRNPGIEQDESRALARAISIGALRYLMVKYTRNRVLAFDFDEALSFEGETGPYLQYAVVRAGGIFEKMATAGGPDETTAARWARETTFDLPPGEAAEEHWALLTLIARFRETVQQAVESLELSQIAKYAFTLAQRFNAFYHKYPVMQEPDPRFKQVRVVLTYLFLSQMRHAFGLMGIPEPERM, encoded by the coding sequence TTGGAAGACATCAAGCAGGCGGTCGCCGGCGCTCTCGAGACGATTGTGCGGGAGAAGTACGAGGCGGCCCCGGGCCTGATCGCCGTGGAGTATCCACCACGGCCGGGGATGGGTGACCTCGCCACACCCGTCGCCTTCGAACTGGCGAAGCGCCTGCGGCGCCCGCCGCGGCAGATCGCCCAGGAGCTGGCGGCCTCGTTCCCTGCGCTGCCGGGTGTGCTCCGCGTCGAGGCGGGCGGGGCCGGCTATCTGAATATTTTCCTCGATCGCACAGCCGCCGCGCGCGCGCTGGCGCGCGAGATCGAAGCCCCCCCCCGGCCCGCCGGGGGCCAGGGCAAGATCATCGTCGAGCACACCAACATCAACCCGAACAAGGCGGCGCACATCGGCCACCTCCGGAACGCCGTGCTCGGCGACACCCTGGCCCGCTGCCTGCGGTTCTTCGGCCACGAGGTGGAGGTGCAGAATTACATCGACGACACGGGTGTGCAGGTCGCCGACATCGTGATCGGCTTCCGCGAGATCCTGCGCGCGGGACTGGATGAGGCGCGGGCGGTCCCCGGGAAGTTCGACGTCTTCTGCTGGGACCTCTACGCGCGGGTCACGGACCTGTACGAGCAGAGACCCGAGACGCAGGAGCTCCGGCCGGCGGTCCTCAAGCACCTCGAGGAGCGCCAGGGGGACGACGCCGGGCTCGCAGCGTACGTGGCGCGGCGCATCGTGAACTGTCATCTCGACACCATGACGCGAATCGGCGTCCGTTACGACCTCCTGCCGTGGGAGAGCGACATCCTGGCCCATCGCTTCTGGGATCGCGCGTTCGAGCTCCTCAAGAAGAAGAAGGCGATCGAGCGCGTGACCACGGGCGATCGCGCGGGCTGCTGGGTGATGCCCCTGGAGGGGCCGCGGTTCGCCGAGCTGAAGGAAGGCGAAAAAATCATCGTGCGCAGCAACGGCACGGTGACCTACGTGGGCAAGGACATCGCCTACCAGCTGTGGAAATTCGGCCTGCTCGACGCCAACTTCGACTATGCCGTGTTCCGGAGCGAGGGGGACGGCCACATCGTCTGGACCAGCACCAGCGATCAGAGGGAGCGGCAGGCCGAGCACCCCGGGTTCGGCGGAGCGGAGCGCGTCTACAACGTCATCGACGTGCGTCAGGGATACCTGCAGGCGATCGTCGTCGAGGGTCTGAAGGCGCTCGGGCACGCGGCCCAGGCGGAGCGCTCCATCCATTTCGCGTACGAGATGGTGGCGCTCACGCCCGCGAGCGCCGGGAAGCTCGGGGTGTCCCTGTCGGACGAGGACCGTCAGCGCTCGTACGTCGAGATGTCGGGCCGGCGCGGCCTGGGTGTGAAGGCCGACGACCTCCTCGACGCGCTCGAACGTCAGGCCCTCGACGAGATCAAGTCCAGGAACCCCGGGATCGAACAGGACGAGTCGCGCGCTCTGGCGCGCGCCATCTCGATCGGCGCCCTGCGCTATCTGATGGTGAAGTACACGCGCAACCGGGTCCTGGCGTTCGATTTCGACGAGGCGCTGTCGTTCGAGGGGGAGACCGGTCCCTACCTTCAGTATGCCGTGGTGCGGGCGGGCGGAATCTTCGAGAAGATGGCGACGGCGGGCGGACCGGACGAAACGACCGCCGCCCGCTGGGCGCGCGAGACGACGTTCGACCTGCCGCCGGGAGAGGCGGCCGAGGAGCACTGGGCGCTCCTGACGCTCATCGCCCGGTTCCGCGAGACGGTCCAGCAGGCGGTGGAGTCGCTCGAGCTTTCGCAGATCGCCAAGTACGCCTTCACCCTGGCGCAGCGATTCAATGCCTTCTACCACAAGTACCCCGTGATGCAGGAGCCCGACCCGCGCTTCAAACAGGTTCGCGTGGTGCTCACGTACCTTTTTCTTTCCCAGATGCGGCACGCCTTCGGCCTGATGGGAATCCCCGAGCCCGAGAGGATGTAA
- the recG gene encoding ATP-dependent DNA helicase RecG: protein MALSLATPLRDLKGLGPKRAEDLEARALKTIEDLLLHLPFRYEDRSRFFPIASLTPGFKATVRGRVVTSVLRRTRARGFTIFEALIQDDSGSIRVIFFNQPYLRTALPAGREVILYGEASISRYGRRALVLQSPQAEILSDDDQESIHTGRVVPVYPRLPGLSSRAIRRLVHSILKALPQSFPDPLPAGLAEKRGYPARREAIASAHFPPAEADLDALNEFRSPFHRRLIFEEFFFLQLGFALARQERESRPSEPGLRVDDAIRARLRAVLPFHLTPAQRRTLKEIADDLMSGHPMNRLLQGDVGCGKTVVALLSALLVVENGHQAAFMAPTEILAEQHHRTFQTLLRGTGRTVGLLTSAVTGSARRQVATGLRTGMIPIVVGTHALLEDEVRFKSLRLAIIDEQHRFGVAQRAGLRGKGARTDVLVMTATPIPRSLALTVYGDLELSVIDEMPPGRRPVRTVVRGEESRAQMYDFVRAQVGEGRQVYVVYPLVEETGQADLKAAVEMQRTLSRKIFPDLKVGLVHGRLKTQDRDAVMADFASGALPILVATTVIEVGIDVRNATVMVIEQAERFGLSQLHQLRGRVGRGAHESSCILMPGPRATDEARRRLDILASTQDGFVIAREDLKMRGPGEFLGTRQSGLTDLRIGDILRDHDILADARREAFETAASLGTSPRRHDLVLHLERRWSGRLGLIQIV from the coding sequence ATGGCGCTGTCCCTCGCGACTCCCCTGCGTGACCTCAAAGGGCTTGGTCCGAAAAGGGCCGAGGACCTCGAGGCACGCGCCCTGAAGACGATCGAGGATCTTCTCCTGCACCTGCCCTTCCGCTACGAGGACAGGAGCCGGTTCTTCCCGATCGCCTCGCTCACACCGGGATTCAAGGCCACCGTGCGCGGGCGGGTCGTGACGTCCGTCCTGCGCCGGACGCGCGCGCGGGGTTTCACCATATTCGAGGCGCTGATCCAGGACGACAGCGGGTCGATCAGGGTGATCTTCTTCAACCAACCGTACCTGCGCACGGCCCTGCCTGCCGGTCGCGAAGTGATCCTGTACGGGGAGGCGTCCATCTCGCGCTACGGGCGGCGCGCTCTGGTGCTGCAGAGCCCCCAGGCGGAGATCCTGTCGGACGACGACCAGGAGTCGATCCACACCGGGCGAGTCGTGCCGGTCTACCCGAGGCTCCCCGGTCTGTCCTCGCGCGCCATTCGGCGGCTGGTGCATTCGATCCTGAAAGCCCTGCCGCAGTCCTTCCCGGATCCTCTGCCGGCCGGCCTGGCGGAGAAACGCGGTTATCCGGCGCGCCGCGAGGCGATCGCCTCAGCCCACTTTCCCCCCGCGGAGGCGGATCTGGATGCGCTGAACGAGTTCCGGTCCCCGTTCCACCGGCGGCTGATTTTCGAAGAGTTCTTCTTCCTGCAGCTCGGATTCGCCCTGGCGCGGCAGGAGCGCGAGTCCCGGCCGAGCGAGCCCGGTCTGCGCGTCGACGACGCCATCCGGGCCCGGCTGCGGGCGGTCCTGCCGTTTCATCTGACCCCCGCGCAGCGCAGGACCTTGAAGGAGATCGCCGACGACCTGATGTCGGGACACCCGATGAACCGGCTGCTGCAGGGGGACGTGGGCTGCGGCAAGACGGTCGTGGCGCTGCTGTCGGCGCTCCTCGTCGTCGAGAACGGCCACCAGGCGGCGTTCATGGCGCCGACCGAGATCCTGGCGGAACAGCACCATCGAACGTTCCAGACCCTGCTCCGGGGAACGGGCCGCACGGTGGGCCTCCTGACCTCTGCTGTGACCGGCTCGGCCCGCCGGCAGGTGGCGACCGGCCTGCGCACGGGGATGATCCCGATTGTGGTCGGCACGCACGCCCTGCTGGAAGACGAGGTGCGGTTCAAGTCGCTGCGCCTGGCGATCATCGACGAGCAACACCGGTTCGGCGTAGCGCAGCGCGCGGGGCTGCGGGGCAAGGGGGCGCGTACGGATGTCCTGGTCATGACCGCGACGCCGATCCCGAGGTCGCTCGCGCTCACGGTTTACGGAGACCTCGAGCTTTCAGTCATCGACGAGATGCCGCCCGGGCGCCGGCCCGTCCGGACGGTGGTGCGCGGTGAGGAGTCGCGGGCGCAGATGTACGACTTCGTGCGGGCGCAGGTCGGCGAGGGCCGGCAGGTCTACGTCGTCTATCCGCTCGTGGAGGAGACCGGTCAGGCGGACCTGAAGGCCGCGGTCGAGATGCAGAGGACCCTGTCGCGGAAGATCTTCCCCGACCTGAAGGTCGGTCTCGTTCACGGCCGTCTCAAGACGCAGGACCGCGATGCGGTCATGGCGGACTTCGCCTCCGGCGCCCTGCCGATCCTGGTCGCGACGACCGTGATCGAGGTCGGCATCGACGTCAGGAACGCGACGGTGATGGTGATCGAGCAGGCCGAGCGTTTCGGACTGTCCCAGCTCCACCAGCTCCGCGGCCGCGTCGGTCGCGGAGCGCACGAGTCCAGCTGCATCCTGATGCCGGGGCCGCGGGCGACCGACGAGGCGCGCCGCCGGCTCGACATCCTGGCCTCGACCCAGGACGGCTTCGTCATCGCCCGCGAAGATCTGAAGATGCGCGGTCCGGGCGAGTTCCTGGGCACCCGCCAGTCCGGCCTCACGGACCTGCGCATCGGCGATATCCTGCGCGACCACGACATCCTCGCCGACGCCCGTCGCGAGGCCTTCGAGACCGCCGCCTCCCTGGGCACCTCCCCGCGGCGCCACGACCTGGTCCTGCACCTCGAACGGCGCTGGTCCGGACGGCTGGGACTCATCCAGATAGTGTAG
- a CDS encoding tetratricopeptide repeat protein gives MRTATTLCALAVVPLLWACGPGGGTSAPATERSADDGPIRPASLEAGLQLYRQGDLKGAEAQLASALRGAPRDRRVLEALGSIYARSDRWKQAEESFRAALLIEPASIGARIGLASVCIDTGRYDEAAAILAEVRQRDPENPVAGLKGALLDVRMGRSAEAEAGARRVIARQPANPEAHYVLGLALEQKSALVEAAGEMRHVHDLSPSHLGALSHLVTIATRLGRGDEAVGWRRTQQEALSRAHVEERVRDHRIRGVAAFNSEDYTTALLEFQTIARQDPGDPQVHLHLGSTYIALDDLEGARRELELCLSLDPRNDRALAELGRAYAKANRMDQAIEALRKAIAMNPQLAEPHYYLAGIYMARGEQDLFQKEMTIFNDLQSRSQGAALEVQTGDRP, from the coding sequence GTGCGAACCGCGACGACGCTCTGCGCGCTCGCGGTCGTCCCCCTGCTCTGGGCCTGCGGCCCGGGCGGCGGCACGTCCGCCCCCGCCACGGAGAGGAGCGCGGACGACGGGCCGATCCGGCCGGCTTCGCTCGAGGCCGGTCTGCAGCTTTACAGGCAGGGGGACTTGAAGGGGGCCGAAGCACAGCTCGCGAGCGCTTTGCGCGGCGCGCCACGGGACAGGCGCGTCCTGGAGGCGCTCGGATCGATCTACGCCCGCAGCGATCGGTGGAAACAGGCCGAGGAGAGCTTCCGCGCGGCACTCCTGATAGAGCCCGCCTCGATCGGCGCCCGCATCGGCCTGGCGTCCGTCTGCATCGATACGGGACGCTACGACGAGGCGGCGGCGATCCTGGCGGAGGTGAGGCAGCGCGATCCCGAGAATCCGGTCGCCGGCCTGAAGGGGGCCCTCCTCGACGTCCGCATGGGACGATCGGCCGAAGCCGAAGCCGGGGCGCGAAGGGTCATCGCCCGGCAGCCCGCGAATCCGGAGGCTCACTACGTGCTGGGTCTGGCCCTCGAGCAGAAGAGCGCGCTCGTGGAGGCGGCGGGGGAGATGCGCCACGTCCACGACCTCTCGCCCTCGCACCTCGGCGCGCTGAGCCACCTGGTGACGATCGCGACCCGTCTCGGCCGCGGGGACGAGGCCGTGGGCTGGCGCAGGACGCAACAGGAGGCCCTGTCGCGGGCCCACGTCGAGGAGCGCGTGCGCGACCACCGCATCAGGGGGGTCGCCGCCTTCAACAGTGAAGACTACACGACGGCCCTCCTGGAGTTCCAGACGATCGCACGCCAGGACCCGGGCGACCCCCAGGTCCATCTTCATCTGGGCTCGACCTACATCGCGCTCGATGACTTGGAGGGGGCCAGGCGGGAGCTCGAGCTCTGTCTTTCCCTGGACCCCAGAAACGATCGCGCGCTCGCGGAGCTGGGACGGGCCTACGCCAAGGCCAACCGGATGGACCAGGCGATCGAGGCGCTCCGGAAGGCGATCGCGATGAACCCCCAGCTCGCGGAGCCGCATTACTATCTGGCCGGCATCTACATGGCGCGCGGCGAGCAGGACCTGTTCCAGAAAGAGATGACGATCTTCAACGACCTGCAGTCCCGCTCCCAGGGGGCCGCCCTGGAAGTGCAGACGGGGGATCGGCCGTGA
- a CDS encoding carboxypeptidase regulatory-like domain-containing protein — protein sequence MFAAGMIVCLLIPGVAWGQTTGVLRGAVTDDGGVPLPGVVVVVANAGQGITGRGAITDKAGMFIVPGLPSSRDYSLRVSLQGFASVVLSDVEVSAGRVSEVRIVLSPETKLRERVEVRAKPSVVSLEETTTQTNLSSEFVDALPILGRNYQDILTLAPGVTDVDGDGNPNIHGARDTDVVTLVDGVSTSDPLTGKIGAQLNIESIQEIQIKTSGATAEFGRAQGGFADIVTKSGGNEFQGTFKFFWRGSILDGDGAGIDDPRLHAGVGESGLRDLHFNDYLPFLSIGGPFLKDRAWFYLANEFIQRDDPVNSLNAAFLRGVREWREFAKVTWQASPSHRVALSLNYDPQDYLNEGLNSFTRAESGYTLKMGGTMATLKSTAVLSPLVSLETSASFFDQRPAILPNLGPDTNGNGTTWTDSNQNGMIEAYERDPGEDYDGDGKFDVFEDANLNGKLDPGEDLDHDGHLTPYRTKYVYTYTFDPVFSYKYYVQFLGGLCEGSQREDRNCNGRADPAEDLNHNGILDFGEDINGDGVLSPTEDRNGNGRLDDVTRPSSLYPYDELRPMPADRGYTINRDTGVTSGPYYQDFSDSRRRFTLRQDLSVFVADFRGSHDIKLGGVFEREGFGRTTNERPVLSSGVVTCDPPSCEPPEGVTSVLPIPTTSFLLPAENTVSGEATGVTAGLYVQDTYRPIPNLSLGLGVRFEREIDRTFGYSFFEPAIEGEGFDRLLELGGFGSGDPHGILTDPIFRGQGNINQTIAFISEPLRVATLARLTRHHASVAFDSESLRSLGILPTGVGADPAELARNGVNPQVRENFAITNNNLSPRLSVSWDPMSNGRTKIFATWGRYFDKLFLSTIVGEQGPDQVNRYYADDPDGVNPTLIPDDGVGALISKAPPSATQVDRNLRTPFSDELTFGFEREIAPEVALSVTFVDRRFRQQLQDIDVNHFLRFDEAGQPLDRLGALILLGNSQGFDFGSAHRAPDGRPDLYIHNIFFNQVLRVGNFNEARYRGIELALTRRLSRRWQMQGSYTYSRALGDAEDFQSRLGNDPSTVESETGYLSYDQRHVVKLNAAFFLPHDWQVGTSLSWASGLPYSIISRFFAFDDVDYQQFRTRYGYTAAEPGQNLRFVQLHRNSERNDPVFDVNLQARKMIVLGRRSAALSFEVFNLLNRDDLRIFTYEPTPFSQTHIAAGAVLTPSGPLQVNGERRFGRRFQVGFRIDF from the coding sequence GTGTTCGCGGCCGGCATGATCGTCTGCCTGCTCATCCCCGGAGTCGCCTGGGGCCAGACCACGGGTGTCCTGCGCGGCGCGGTCACCGACGACGGGGGGGTGCCGCTTCCCGGGGTCGTGGTCGTGGTCGCGAACGCCGGCCAGGGGATCACCGGTCGCGGTGCGATCACGGACAAGGCGGGGATGTTCATCGTGCCGGGACTTCCGTCGTCCCGCGACTACAGCCTGCGCGTCAGCCTTCAGGGGTTCGCGAGCGTCGTGCTCTCCGATGTGGAGGTGTCGGCGGGGCGCGTCAGCGAGGTCCGCATCGTTCTTTCCCCCGAGACGAAGCTGCGGGAGCGGGTGGAGGTGCGTGCGAAGCCGAGCGTCGTCAGCCTGGAGGAGACCACCACGCAGACGAACCTCTCCTCGGAGTTCGTCGACGCGCTCCCGATCCTGGGGCGCAATTACCAGGACATCCTCACCCTGGCCCCGGGCGTCACGGACGTGGACGGCGACGGCAATCCGAACATCCACGGGGCGCGGGACACCGATGTCGTCACTCTGGTGGACGGCGTATCGACCAGCGACCCGCTGACCGGGAAGATCGGCGCCCAGCTCAATATCGAGTCGATTCAGGAAATCCAGATCAAGACCTCGGGGGCCACGGCGGAATTCGGACGGGCCCAGGGAGGGTTCGCGGACATCGTCACCAAGTCGGGCGGGAACGAGTTCCAGGGGACGTTCAAGTTCTTCTGGCGCGGCTCGATCCTGGATGGCGACGGCGCCGGGATCGACGATCCCCGGCTGCACGCCGGGGTGGGGGAGAGCGGCCTGCGGGACCTGCACTTCAACGACTACCTGCCGTTCCTGTCGATCGGTGGTCCGTTCCTGAAGGACAGGGCCTGGTTCTACCTGGCCAACGAGTTCATCCAGAGGGACGACCCGGTGAACTCGTTGAACGCGGCGTTCCTGCGGGGCGTGCGCGAGTGGCGCGAGTTCGCCAAGGTGACCTGGCAGGCCAGCCCCAGTCACCGCGTGGCCCTGTCGCTGAACTACGACCCCCAGGACTACCTCAACGAAGGGCTGAACAGCTTCACCCGGGCGGAGAGCGGCTACACCCTCAAGATGGGCGGGACGATGGCGACGCTCAAATCGACCGCCGTCCTGAGCCCCCTGGTGTCGCTCGAGACCTCGGCGTCGTTCTTCGATCAGAGGCCCGCGATCCTGCCGAACCTCGGACCGGATACCAACGGCAACGGTACGACCTGGACCGATTCCAACCAGAACGGCATGATCGAAGCCTACGAAAGAGACCCCGGCGAAGACTACGACGGCGACGGCAAGTTCGACGTCTTCGAAGACGCGAACCTCAACGGCAAACTCGATCCCGGTGAAGATCTGGATCACGATGGTCATCTCACGCCCTACCGCACGAAGTACGTTTACACCTACACTTTTGATCCTGTCTTCAGCTACAAGTATTACGTCCAGTTCTTGGGGGGACTGTGCGAGGGGTCCCAGCGTGAAGATCGCAACTGCAACGGACGGGCGGACCCCGCCGAGGACCTCAATCACAACGGGATCCTGGATTTTGGGGAGGACATCAACGGAGACGGTGTCCTGAGCCCGACCGAGGACAGGAACGGCAACGGCAGGCTGGACGACGTGACGCGCCCCTCCTCTCTCTATCCGTACGACGAGCTTCGGCCCATGCCCGCCGACCGCGGCTACACCATCAACCGGGACACCGGCGTGACGTCCGGGCCGTACTACCAGGACTTCTCCGACTCGCGCCGGCGCTTCACCCTGCGCCAGGACCTGAGCGTCTTCGTCGCCGATTTCAGGGGGAGCCACGATATCAAGCTGGGAGGGGTGTTCGAGCGGGAGGGTTTCGGACGCACGACGAACGAGCGCCCGGTGCTGTCCTCCGGCGTCGTCACGTGCGATCCGCCGAGCTGCGAGCCGCCGGAAGGGGTGACGAGCGTCCTGCCGATCCCGACGACGAGCTTCCTCCTGCCGGCCGAGAACACGGTCTCGGGGGAGGCGACCGGCGTCACCGCCGGGCTGTACGTCCAGGACACCTACCGGCCGATCCCGAACCTGAGCCTCGGCCTGGGCGTGAGGTTCGAGCGCGAGATCGACAGAACCTTCGGCTACTCCTTCTTCGAGCCGGCGATCGAGGGGGAAGGGTTCGATCGCCTGCTCGAGCTCGGAGGGTTCGGGAGCGGCGACCCGCATGGAATCCTGACGGATCCGATCTTCAGGGGCCAGGGGAACATCAACCAGACCATAGCGTTCATCAGCGAGCCGCTGCGGGTGGCGACGCTGGCACGGCTCACGAGGCACCATGCCAGCGTGGCCTTCGACTCCGAGAGTCTCCGCTCGCTCGGCATCCTGCCGACGGGTGTAGGGGCCGATCCGGCGGAGCTCGCCAGGAACGGCGTGAACCCCCAGGTGCGCGAGAACTTCGCGATCACCAACAACAACCTCTCGCCGCGATTGTCGGTCTCGTGGGACCCGATGTCGAACGGACGGACCAAGATCTTCGCGACCTGGGGGCGCTACTTCGACAAGTTGTTCCTCAGCACGATCGTCGGGGAGCAGGGACCGGACCAGGTCAACCGGTACTACGCCGACGACCCGGACGGGGTCAATCCCACCCTGATCCCCGACGACGGCGTAGGCGCCCTGATCTCGAAGGCGCCCCCCTCGGCGACGCAGGTCGATCGCAATCTCCGGACCCCGTTCAGCGACGAGCTCACCTTCGGCTTCGAGCGCGAGATCGCCCCCGAGGTGGCGCTGTCGGTCACCTTCGTCGACCGCCGCTTTCGGCAGCAGCTCCAGGACATCGACGTAAACCACTTCCTGCGCTTCGACGAGGCCGGCCAGCCTCTCGACCGGCTGGGCGCCCTGATCCTGCTTGGCAACAGCCAGGGGTTCGATTTCGGCTCCGCCCATCGGGCCCCCGACGGGCGGCCCGATCTCTACATCCACAACATCTTTTTCAACCAGGTCCTGCGCGTAGGCAACTTCAACGAGGCGCGCTACCGCGGGATCGAGCTGGCCCTGACCCGGCGCCTCTCCCGCCGCTGGCAGATGCAGGGCTCCTACACCTACTCGCGCGCGCTGGGGGACGCCGAAGACTTCCAGTCGCGCCTCGGCAACGACCCCTCCACGGTGGAATCGGAGACCGGCTACCTGTCCTACGACCAGAGACACGTCGTGAAGCTGAACGCGGCGTTCTTCCTCCCGCACGACTGGCAGGTGGGGACGTCTCTGTCCTGGGCTTCGGGGCTGCCGTACTCGATCATCTCGCGCTTCTTCGCGTTCGACGACGTCGACTACCAGCAGTTCCGGACCCGCTACGGCTACACCGCCGCGGAGCCCGGGCA